Proteins encoded together in one Luteimonas fraxinea window:
- the rpsS gene encoding 30S ribosomal protein S19: MARSLKKGPFVDHHLVKKVEAAGTNTKKPIKTWSRRSMVLPDMIGFTIAIHNGKNHVPVLVNENMVGHKLGEFALTRTFKGHGGDKKSGR; the protein is encoded by the coding sequence ATGGCACGTTCACTCAAGAAGGGTCCGTTCGTCGACCACCACCTCGTCAAGAAGGTGGAAGCCGCGGGCACCAACACCAAGAAGCCGATCAAGACCTGGTCGCGTCGCTCGATGGTTCTGCCGGACATGATCGGTTTCACCATCGCTATCCATAACGGCAAGAACCACGTCCCGGTGCTGGTCAACGAGAACATGGTTGGCCACAAGCTCGGCGAATTCGCGTTGACGCGGACCTTCAAGGGTCACGGCGGCGACAAGAAGTCGGGCAGGTAA
- the rplB gene encoding 50S ribosomal protein L2, whose protein sequence is MPLMKFKPTSPGRRSAVRVVHPDLHKGAPHAALVEKKTNTGGRNHHGRITTRHIGGGHKQHYRIVDFKRDKEGIPARVERIEYDPNRTAHIALLCYVDGERRYIVAPKGLKAGDQVISGSDAPIKTGNTLPLRNIPVGSTIHCIEMKPGKGAQIARAAGAGVQLVSREGVYATVRLRSGEVRRVPSECRATIGEVSNDEHSLEKLGKAGAKRWRGVKPTVRGAAMNPVDHPHGGGEAKAGQGNPHPVTPWGVPTKGYKTRHNKRTQQFIVRDRRS, encoded by the coding sequence ATGCCATTGATGAAGTTCAAGCCCACTTCGCCCGGCCGCCGTTCCGCGGTCCGCGTCGTGCACCCCGATCTGCACAAGGGTGCTCCGCACGCTGCGCTGGTCGAGAAGAAGACCAACACCGGTGGTCGCAACCACCACGGCCGCATCACCACCCGTCACATCGGTGGTGGCCACAAGCAGCACTACCGCATCGTCGATTTCAAGCGGGACAAGGAAGGCATTCCGGCGCGCGTCGAGCGCATCGAATATGACCCGAACCGTACCGCCCACATCGCGCTGCTGTGCTATGTCGACGGCGAGCGCCGTTACATCGTCGCGCCGAAGGGCCTGAAGGCCGGCGACCAGGTGATCTCCGGTTCGGATGCCCCGATCAAGACGGGTAACACGCTGCCGCTGCGCAACATCCCGGTCGGTTCGACGATCCACTGCATCGAGATGAAGCCGGGCAAGGGTGCGCAGATCGCGCGCGCCGCCGGTGCCGGCGTGCAGCTGGTCTCGCGCGAAGGCGTCTACGCCACCGTGCGTCTGCGTTCGGGCGAAGTGCGTCGCGTGCCGTCCGAGTGCCGCGCCACGATCGGCGAGGTCAGCAACGACGAGCACAGCCTCGAGAAGCTGGGCAAGGCCGGTGCGAAGCGCTGGCGCGGCGTCAAGCCGACCGTCCGCGGCGCGGCCATGAACCCGGTCGACCATCCGCACGGCGGTGGTGAAGCGAAGGCCGGTCAGGGCAACCCGCACCCGGTTACTCCCTGGGGCGTTCCGACCAAGGGCTACAAGACCCGCCATAACAAGCGGACGCAGCAGTTCATCGTGCGCGATCGCAGGAGCTGA
- the rplW gene encoding 50S ribosomal protein L23 gives MNDAKLYEVIRAPRVSEKTARLQEVSNQYAFEVSTVATKADIKAAIEKLFDVKVEAVNVLNVKGKNKSFRQRQGTRGDWRKAYVKLADGQSIDVMNAKV, from the coding sequence ATGAACGACGCCAAGCTCTATGAAGTGATCCGTGCGCCGCGTGTGTCCGAAAAGACCGCGCGCCTGCAGGAAGTGTCCAACCAGTACGCGTTCGAAGTCTCGACGGTCGCCACCAAGGCGGACATCAAGGCCGCGATCGAGAAGCTGTTCGACGTCAAGGTCGAGGCCGTCAATGTGTTGAACGTGAAGGGCAAGAACAAGTCCTTCCGTCAGCGCCAGGGCACCCGCGGCGATTGGCGCAAGGCCTACGTGAAGCTGGCCGACGGCCAGTCGATCGACGTCATGAACGCGAAGGTCTGA
- the rplD gene encoding 50S ribosomal protein L4: MELAINNSSTKLSVSDEVFGRDFSENLVHQVVVAYRNAGRAGTKAQKTRSEVNGTTKKSKKQKGGGARHGALTAPIFVGGGVTFAAKPRSFEQKVNRKMYRAAMSAILSELNRQGRLTVVETFDLSETKTSGMVAKLKEFDLGKRPLIVTEDASEHLYLSARNLPYVEIRDVQGLDPVALVGADTVLITTDAVKKIEEWLA; encoded by the coding sequence ATGGAACTCGCAATCAACAACAGCAGCACGAAGCTGTCGGTCTCCGACGAAGTCTTCGGCCGCGATTTCAGCGAAAACCTGGTCCACCAGGTCGTCGTTGCCTATCGCAACGCCGGTCGCGCTGGCACCAAGGCGCAGAAGACGCGCTCTGAAGTCAACGGCACGACCAAGAAGTCGAAGAAGCAGAAGGGCGGCGGTGCGCGTCACGGCGCGCTGACGGCTCCGATCTTCGTCGGCGGTGGCGTGACCTTCGCGGCCAAGCCGCGCAGCTTCGAGCAGAAGGTCAATCGCAAGATGTACCGCGCGGCGATGTCGGCGATCCTGTCCGAGCTCAACCGCCAGGGCCGTCTGACCGTCGTCGAGACGTTCGACCTCTCCGAGACCAAGACCAGCGGCATGGTCGCCAAGCTCAAGGAATTCGATCTGGGCAAGCGCCCGCTGATCGTGACCGAAGACGCTTCGGAGCACCTGTACCTGTCGGCACGCAACCTGCCGTACGTCGAGATCCGCGACGTGCAGGGTCTGGATCCGGTCGCGCTGGTCGGCGCCGATACCGTGCTGATCACCACCGATGCGGTGAAGAAGATCGAGGAGTGGCTGGCATGA
- the rplC gene encoding 50S ribosomal protein L3, whose translation MTAKIHSLGIVGRKAGMSRVFTEDGKSVPVTLIEATPNRITQIKTVETDGYSAVQITAGVKRASLLNKPETGHLAKAKVEAGRGLWELRVADDKIADFSVGGEIRADIFEVGQIVDVQGVTKGKGFQGTIKRWNFKMGDATHGNSLSHRQPGSLGQRQTPGRVFPGKKMSGHMGADVQTTQRLQIVQVDAERGLIAVKGAVPGAPGGDVIVRPSSKA comes from the coding sequence ATGACCGCGAAGATTCATTCGTTGGGCATCGTCGGCCGTAAGGCCGGCATGAGCCGAGTGTTCACCGAAGACGGCAAGTCCGTGCCGGTGACGCTGATCGAGGCAACCCCGAACCGCATCACCCAGATCAAGACCGTCGAGACCGACGGTTACAGCGCCGTGCAGATCACCGCAGGCGTCAAGCGCGCATCGCTGCTCAACAAGCCGGAAACCGGTCACCTCGCCAAGGCGAAGGTCGAAGCCGGCCGCGGCCTGTGGGAGCTCCGCGTGGCCGACGACAAGATCGCCGACTTCAGCGTCGGTGGCGAGATCAGGGCCGACATCTTCGAAGTGGGCCAGATCGTCGACGTCCAGGGCGTCACGAAGGGCAAAGGCTTCCAGGGCACGATCAAGCGCTGGAACTTCAAGATGGGCGACGCGACGCACGGTAACTCGCTGTCGCACCGCCAGCCGGGTTCGCTCGGTCAGCGCCAGACGCCGGGCCGCGTGTTTCCGGGCAAGAAGATGTCCGGCCACATGGGTGCCGACGTGCAGACCACGCAGCGCCTGCAGATCGTGCAGGTCGACGCCGAGCGCGGCCTGATCGCCGTCAAGGGCGCCGTACCTGGCGCGCCGGGCGGTGACGTGATCGTGCGTCCGTCGAGCAAGGCATAA
- the rpsJ gene encoding 30S ribosomal protein S10: MTDQKIRIRLKAFDHRLIDRSASEIVETAKRTGAQVRGPIPLPTKIERYTILTSPHVDKDARDQYETRTHKRVLDIVDPNDKTVDALMKLELAAGVDVQIKLT, from the coding sequence ATGACGGACCAAAAAATCCGGATCCGCCTCAAGGCATTCGATCACCGCCTGATCGATCGCTCGGCAAGCGAGATCGTCGAGACCGCGAAGCGTACCGGTGCACAGGTGCGCGGCCCGATCCCGCTGCCGACCAAGATCGAGCGTTACACCATCCTGACGTCGCCGCACGTCGACAAGGATGCGCGTGACCAGTACGAGACCCGCACGCACAAGCGCGTGCTGGACATAGTCGACCCGAACGACAAGACCGTTGATGCGCTGATGAAGCTTGAGCTCGCAGCCGGCGTCGACGTCCAGATCAAGCTGACCTGA
- the tuf gene encoding elongation factor Tu, with the protein MAKGKFERTKPHVNVGTIGHVDHGKTTLTAALTKIGAERFGGEFKGYDQIDAAPEEKARGITISTAHVEYESANRHYAHVDCPGHADYVKNMITGAAQMDGAILVCSAADGPMPQTREHILLSRQVGVPHIVVFLNKADMVDDAELLELVEMEVRELLSKYDFPGDDTPIIHGSARLALEGDQSEIGVPSILKLVDALDTFIPEPERDVDKAFLMPVEDVFSISGRGTVVTGRIERGIIKVGEEIEIVGIRPVQKTTVTGVEMFRKLLDQGQAGDNAGLLLRGTKRDDVERGQVLAKPGSIKPHTEFEAEVYVLSKDEGGRHTPFFKGYRPQFYFRTTDITGACELPEGTEMVMPGDNVKMVVTLINPVAMDEGLRFAIREGGRTVGAGVVAKIIK; encoded by the coding sequence ATGGCTAAGGGTAAGTTCGAGCGCACCAAGCCCCACGTGAACGTGGGCACGATTGGTCACGTTGACCACGGCAAGACGACGCTGACCGCGGCGCTGACGAAGATCGGTGCGGAGCGTTTCGGCGGCGAATTCAAGGGCTACGACCAGATCGACGCGGCGCCGGAAGAGAAGGCGCGCGGCATCACGATCTCGACGGCGCACGTGGAATACGAATCGGCGAACCGTCACTACGCCCACGTCGATTGCCCGGGTCACGCCGACTACGTCAAGAACATGATCACCGGCGCTGCGCAGATGGACGGCGCGATCCTGGTGTGTTCGGCTGCTGACGGCCCGATGCCGCAGACGCGCGAGCACATCCTGCTGTCGCGTCAGGTCGGCGTGCCGCACATTGTCGTGTTCCTGAACAAGGCCGACATGGTCGACGACGCCGAGCTGCTCGAGCTGGTCGAAATGGAAGTGCGCGAGCTGCTGTCGAAGTACGACTTCCCGGGCGACGACACCCCGATCATCCACGGCTCGGCCCGTCTGGCGCTGGAAGGCGACCAGAGCGAAATCGGCGTGCCGTCGATCCTGAAGCTGGTCGACGCGCTCGACACCTTCATCCCGGAGCCGGAGCGTGACGTCGACAAGGCATTCCTGATGCCGGTCGAAGACGTGTTCTCGATCTCGGGCCGCGGCACGGTCGTGACCGGTCGTATCGAGCGCGGCATCATCAAGGTCGGCGAAGAAATCGAAATCGTCGGTATCCGTCCGGTGCAGAAGACGACCGTCACGGGCGTCGAAATGTTCCGCAAGCTGCTCGACCAGGGTCAGGCAGGCGACAACGCCGGTCTGCTGCTGCGCGGCACCAAGCGTGACGACGTCGAGCGTGGCCAGGTGCTGGCCAAGCCGGGTTCGATCAAGCCGCACACCGAGTTCGAAGCTGAAGTCTATGTCCTGTCGAAGGACGAAGGCGGCCGTCACACGCCGTTCTTCAAGGGCTACCGTCCGCAGTTCTACTTCCGCACGACCGACATCACGGGTGCGTGTGAACTGCCGGAAGGCACCGAGATGGTGATGCCGGGCGACAACGTGAAGATGGTGGTCACGCTGATCAACCCGGTGGCGATGGACGAAGGTCTGCGCTTCGCGATTCGCGAAGGCGGCCGTACCGTCGGCGCCGGCGTGGTGGCCAAGATCATCAAGTGA
- the fusA gene encoding elongation factor G — protein sequence MARTTPIERYRNFGIMAHIDAGKTTTSERILFYTGVSHKIGEVHDGAATMDWMEQEQERGITITSAATTAFWKGMDKSLPEHRFNIIDTPGHVDFTIEVERSLRVLDGAVFVLCAVGGVQPQSETVWRQANKYQVPRLAFVNKMDRTGANFNKVVDQLKARLGAYAVPMQVPIGAEDGFEGVVDLLKMKAIHWDTASQGTTFEYRDIPANLLEESTEARGFMVEAAAEANEALMDKYLNEGELTEEEIISGLRERTLKVEIVPVFCGTAFKNKGVQAMLDGVIQLLPSPSDRPPVQGIDDDEKEDTRTADDKAPFSALAFKIMTDPFVGSLTFFRVYSGVLNAGDQVYNPVKSKKERVGRILQMHSNNREEIKEVRAGDIAAAVGLKDVTTGDTLCAQDHIITLERMIFPEPVISMAVEPKTKSDQEKMGLALGRLAQEDPSFRVRTDEESGQTIIAGMGELHLDIIVDRMKREFNVEANVGKPQVAYRETIRTQDVKSDYKHAKQSGGKGQYGHVVIELSPLTDADRADPKLAGDIKDDFLFINDITGGVIPKEFIPSVEKGIRETITSGPIAGFPVVGVKVKLVFGSYHDVDSSEMAFKLASSMAFKQGFVKASPVLLEPMMKVEIVSPEDYLGDVMGDVSRRRGILQGQDDSPSGKIINAMIPLGEMFGYATTLRSMSQGRATFSMEFDHYAEAPTNIAETVIKK from the coding sequence GTGGCTCGCACGACACCCATCGAACGCTACCGCAACTTCGGCATCATGGCCCACATCGATGCCGGCAAGACCACGACTTCCGAGCGCATCCTGTTCTACACCGGCGTCAGCCACAAGATCGGTGAAGTGCACGATGGCGCCGCCACCATGGACTGGATGGAGCAGGAGCAGGAACGCGGCATCACCATCACTTCGGCGGCCACCACGGCGTTCTGGAAGGGCATGGACAAGTCGCTGCCCGAGCACCGCTTCAACATCATCGACACCCCCGGACACGTCGACTTCACCATCGAAGTCGAGCGCTCCTTGCGCGTGCTCGACGGCGCGGTGTTCGTGCTGTGTGCGGTCGGTGGCGTGCAGCCGCAGTCCGAGACCGTGTGGCGCCAGGCCAACAAGTACCAGGTGCCGCGCCTCGCGTTCGTCAACAAGATGGATCGCACCGGTGCGAACTTCAACAAGGTCGTCGACCAGTTGAAGGCGCGTCTGGGTGCGTACGCCGTGCCGATGCAGGTGCCGATCGGCGCCGAAGACGGTTTCGAGGGCGTGGTCGATCTGCTCAAGATGAAGGCGATCCATTGGGATACCGCTTCGCAGGGCACGACGTTCGAGTACCGCGACATCCCGGCGAACCTGCTCGAGGAATCCACCGAAGCGCGCGGTTTCATGGTCGAGGCTGCGGCCGAAGCCAATGAAGCGCTGATGGACAAGTACCTCAACGAAGGCGAGCTGACCGAAGAAGAGATCATCTCCGGTCTGCGCGAGCGCACTCTGAAGGTCGAGATCGTGCCGGTGTTCTGTGGCACGGCGTTCAAGAACAAGGGCGTCCAGGCGATGCTCGACGGCGTGATCCAGCTGCTGCCGTCGCCGTCCGACCGTCCGCCGGTGCAGGGCATCGACGACGACGAGAAGGAAGACACCCGCACCGCCGACGACAAGGCGCCGTTCTCGGCGCTGGCGTTCAAGATCATGACGGACCCGTTTGTGGGCTCGCTGACGTTCTTCCGTGTTTACTCGGGCGTGCTCAACGCCGGCGACCAGGTGTACAACCCGGTCAAATCGAAGAAGGAGCGCGTGGGTCGTATCCTGCAGATGCACTCCAACAACCGTGAAGAGATCAAGGAAGTGCGCGCGGGCGACATCGCCGCCGCAGTCGGCCTGAAGGACGTGACCACCGGCGACACGCTGTGCGCGCAGGATCACATCATCACGCTCGAGCGCATGATCTTCCCGGAGCCCGTCATCTCGATGGCGGTCGAGCCGAAGACCAAGTCGGACCAGGAAAAGATGGGCCTCGCGCTCGGTCGCCTGGCGCAGGAGGATCCGTCCTTCCGCGTGCGTACCGACGAAGAGTCCGGCCAGACCATCATCGCCGGCATGGGCGAGCTGCACCTGGACATCATCGTCGACCGCATGAAGCGCGAGTTCAACGTCGAAGCCAACGTCGGTAAGCCGCAGGTTGCGTATCGCGAGACGATCCGCACCCAGGACGTGAAGTCGGATTACAAGCACGCCAAGCAGTCGGGTGGTAAGGGTCAGTACGGTCACGTCGTGATCGAGCTGTCGCCGCTGACCGATGCCGATCGTGCCGATCCGAAGTTGGCCGGCGATATCAAGGACGATTTCCTCTTCATCAACGACATCACCGGTGGCGTGATTCCGAAGGAATTCATCCCGTCGGTCGAGAAGGGCATCCGCGAAACGATCACCAGTGGTCCGATCGCCGGCTTCCCGGTCGTGGGCGTCAAGGTCAAGCTGGTGTTCGGCTCGTACCACGACGTCGACTCGTCGGAAATGGCGTTCAAGCTGGCGTCGTCGATGGCGTTCAAGCAGGGCTTCGTCAAGGCGAGTCCGGTGCTGCTCGAGCCGATGATGAAGGTCGAGATCGTCAGCCCCGAGGATTACCTCGGTGACGTGATGGGCGACGTGAGCCGTCGTCGCGGCATCCTGCAGGGTCAGGACGACAGCCCGTCGGGCAAGATCATCAACGCGATGATCCCGCTGGGCGAAATGTTCGGCTATGCGACGACGCTGCGCTCGATGTCGCAGGGTCGCGCGACGTTCTCGATGGAGTTCGATCACTACGCGGAAGCGCCGACGAACATCGCCGAAACCGTCATCAAGAAGTAA